One Micromonospora eburnea genomic region harbors:
- a CDS encoding MBL fold metallo-hydrolase, with the protein MGGHVTGAAGALADELPGWVTLLRAPNPGPMTLDGTNTWVLRAPDAEQAVVVDPGPADEEHLAAIAAHGPVESVLITHGHPDHTEGSARVHELLGGAPVRAVDPAHTIGGEPLAAGAALAAGLTIRVVPTPGHTADSVCFLVEHGDERVVLTGDTILGRGTTVVAHPDGHLGDYLSSLELLSTYRGIPALPGHGPALADCGAAADFYLAHRRARLDQVRAAVAEGATTAPEVVARVYADVDRSLWWAAEWSVRAQLEYLGVEQP; encoded by the coding sequence TGGGCGGGCATGTGACCGGGGCGGCGGGTGCCCTCGCGGACGAGCTGCCGGGATGGGTGACGCTGCTGCGCGCGCCGAACCCGGGGCCGATGACCCTCGACGGCACCAACACCTGGGTGCTGCGCGCCCCCGACGCCGAGCAGGCGGTCGTCGTCGACCCGGGCCCGGCCGACGAGGAGCACCTGGCCGCGATCGCGGCGCACGGGCCGGTCGAGTCCGTGCTGATCACCCACGGGCACCCGGACCACACCGAGGGCTCGGCCCGCGTGCACGAGCTGCTCGGCGGGGCGCCCGTCCGGGCCGTCGACCCGGCGCACACCATCGGCGGTGAGCCGCTGGCGGCGGGTGCCGCGCTGGCCGCCGGCCTCACCATCCGGGTCGTACCGACCCCCGGGCACACCGCGGACTCGGTCTGCTTCCTGGTCGAGCACGGCGACGAGCGGGTGGTGCTCACCGGCGACACCATCCTGGGGCGGGGCACCACGGTGGTCGCCCACCCGGACGGGCACCTCGGTGACTACCTGTCGAGCCTGGAGCTGCTCTCGACGTACCGGGGGATCCCGGCGCTGCCGGGGCACGGCCCGGCGCTGGCCGACTGCGGCGCGGCGGCGGATTTCTACCTGGCCCACCGCCGGGCCCGGCTCGACCAGGTCCGCGCCGCGGTGGCCGAGGGCGCGACCACCGCGCCCGAGGTGGTCGCCAGGGTCTACGCCGATGTCGACCGGTCGCTCTGGTGGGCGGCCGAGTGGTCGGTCCGCGCCCAGCTCGAATATCTCGGGGTGGAGCAGCCGTGA